A region of the Dermacentor albipictus isolate Rhodes 1998 colony chromosome 4, USDA_Dalb.pri_finalv2, whole genome shotgun sequence genome:
CGATTGAAGAGCGACTATGTTTGGACGGAACAACtactggtaaagaaaaaaaaagcgttttttaaaTTAATGCATGACACAGTTATAAAGTTTCAATAACAGCAcaaggacagcagaggggacAGAAAAGAGGACATAGCGTTAATAGagcgctctgttctttcttctgtcccgTCTTCTGTTTcctctgctgtccttgcgctGTTATTGAAATTTTAAAGGatgttttaccaacaagcccaatcttACACCCTTCTTAAGACGCAGTTAGATTCAATGAAAATCAAATTCCTAATCAATTTTACATGTGTGTGATGAGTAAACAAAAGACaagtctattttattttattattatcaacaaatacctttttttcagcgcccatcgtaaAAGGGGACATTGACGCCGCTATcccttgcaatgcaatgcagctcttgaaatgtgcagaagGGCGCGCTCGCAATGTTCACCTGTTACTATATACGCTTCCCTAGCTCACATGTTGTGCTactttgcttgtcgacgtttgtctgaattttgtGATGCGAGTAGTTTCATCGTTTCTTAACcggttcagtcaaaagtagtgagttacgaccgccagataattgatTACTTTAGTCGTTTTCATGCGACAGCGCTGGCTGGTGGGCTTGGCTTCTGACGATAGTaccctacacctaaagctttcgtcggcctccaaagaaagtatgttctttGCAGGGGTGCAATTTCGACATCCGTGCGGCTGACATTttgctgcatcgctttccgtgctggtagctcgaaacgcccatcaagtcgaatggcgggacATTTGAATATGCAGCTTAatggcaggccaccaaaacaaatttcgcgccatggaggaaggaaaaaactgaggagaggccctaccccctccccGCGCTAgtagaaaagtgtggaggaagtgacgtggtagtttttcatttttttgctttttctttcttttgctgtggCTTCCATGTTCTCGGGTCATAATGGCGGCTTTTTTATGgttgtgtgcgctcacacgtgttgctccgtaggtttcgtaacgtggcaaaggcgtcgtgtgggcaggtttgcgttaatctttgtattttgttgcgctgtgttatctggaccgtgctctcacggatgttgctgtggcctgGTGAGACAGGAGGAGCTAaactcgtgaaatgaacgcgcatgcgaCGCTGTAAGCTATGTACCGCACCACGgtaatggcaacggacgaaggaatacccgcgggaaattttgccctcttcggcggaatcatgctaacgtgccatcggaggccgaaaccgatgcgtttcagaatctgtgcAATGAACGcgttgcaggtcagtgattcctgcttttgacagtgcCTGGTGCATTTGCGGTACGTAGAACGTATACGTTATTCAAGAATGCATAATCCTGATTTTAGAAtttcgtgttcagtaacaacttgaTTTTGTGCATATTAACACGCATGTTGCTCAACTGTTGCTTGCTTCTCGCAGCACTCGCGGCAGCACGAAGTCTcttaagcagagcgcgttcgaggttcatgcacacctgcaccGGTGTACAACAATGCGTGCACGCGCTGACAGAGCTTTACgaagaatatgtgcattttgctgctctcggcaccgtgcgccggccagtcgacgcttcaTCCGGGAACATGGGAAAGAAGCAGCTGCTTTGATTTATTAAGGAACGAATCgtccctaccgcaggcgtatcttatctgtgcACGCGAGAAGAGCAGGGAAGTGAAAGTTAGCGGGTgcgctgcaagagtgagcaaggctCCACGGAACGTgcgcctgcgaacacatcaaacggctgttccatggtcgcacggGGGCCGGGTCTACGCGCGTAGTGTTCCGCACCGTGCACCGGCTATCGCAACACTTtggttccgtgaagcttcacttacagTGGGAAGAAGGCAACTCAGGCCGCAGTCAATAATtctaaacgcggagtcagaaatgacgttctgcctcctcgccggcgcgctgtggTAGTGATGCGCGACCACCCGAAATTTGTTCCGTatataaagcacgacgattcctcaagccacAGCGAGAATACGTGTTTGTGCTCATCAACAGCGGATGGATtgcaaatgggtcggtgtgtcgtacgtTCCTCCGGtgcattcttgcagtgcagtgagaaggcatacatatttttttcatatacatatacatattttgTTCTTGAGATTGCCCGTACTTGACTGTGGTGCGGCTCTTCTCAAAGCCCTTCTGCCTATTTCGATCGTACTCCTTTTATTGCAGACCGTTTAATCGAATCAAATCATTGACACGAAAAAGCACATTTTACGAAGAAGTCTCTGGCTTGCTTTCTGTTGTCAGCAAAATTGGCATCTCAAGAGAAACAGGCAATCACAAAGTAAGATGTGGAGGCAAACGGCAGATATTTATTTCACAACAGTAACATACATCATTGAAGAAAGTATTTATTGCAATACCTAGTTTTCACACAAGAGCAGGCATTCAACTGTAAAAACAACAATGTAGCCCGACGGCTGTGCTTACTTTAACATTGCTACAGAGTTAATTGTGGGCAAACAAGGAAAGTCTCAGCCTAGAATCAGTGGTTTGACAAGGGGACATGAGGGTCTTCGTCAGGTGTTCCTTGGCTCCCAGTTCCTTGTACAATGTCACCTGAACCTTCCGGCTTATCAGCTGTCGGCTGGTGGCAAGCTGGTTGGTCAACGTTTGCTTGCAAAGTGTATCAGAGTCAGTGTTTACGCACAACGCATTTTTACTCACGCTGAACCCTTATTGCTAGTGAACAAAATATAAATGGAAAAAACACGCATGCGCAACCTAACAAAATTGAAAGTGACCCCCAAAAAGCCTCAAGACATAATAACGTCCCACCATAAACAACATAGCGAGTTCAATCGATGTACGCATCCAGGAAGTGTATTTCTTTGGTGGTTAGCGCTATTGATGCCTCGGTTGTGCATTTGTCGTCCCTTTTCCAAATCTAGCGTGCCTACGCTGCCAGGCAGGCTTTCTAGTCTTTGTTCCTCTAAAGAACATAAGTAGAATAAAAAATAGCGTAAAGAATAGCTGGCCGCGTGAACCGAACAGCTTACTCGAAAGATCGGTACTACGCGATTTTCAATAGCGCGAAGCGAACCGAGCCGCACGAGCCGTTTACAGGGAACAGTAGCCCAAAGCAGAGCTGGCCGCGCGTACCAAACTGTTCAATAGAAACAGTAGCGCAAAACAGAGCTGACCGCGTGAaccgaagagcttactcgaaaggtAGGTACTACGTGAGTAGCGAGCCGCGTGAACGGAACATCAAACAATGGCGCAATGCAGAGCGGGCTGCGCGAACCAAACAGCGCACACGAAACCTCTTGTACTATCTCGGTCGTTTTCAAAAGCTCCAAGTAGACCGAGGTGCGCGAACAGGGCAGGTAAAGTTTGGCTTTCACACGCAAGTACGGTCGCTTGAAAGCAATAGTTCAGCCAACTGCGGGTAAGTTATTGAACAAACTTACCTCGCACAAGCGGGTGTTCGAGGGCGCGAAGCTTTTGCGGCCAATTCTGTGCAGCCACGCAGAACGTCGATCCCAGTCGTCCTTCCCGCACGGAATGCAGAAAAATGCCTTTCCGGACTCCGTTTGGTTGCTACACGCGAAGGCGCAGCAACCAGGCGTAATGTTAGCGTGCCTGTGTTCGCCAGAAACAAACGGCTGTCGGCAGCCGCAAAGCCCGTCCGCGTTGCGTCCGCTTCGTGTTCGACGTGTCTAATGCAAGCGCTTGGAAGCGATATGGCGGCAAAAGGTCACGTGACACGAGTGACCAAATCAACGGCGGCCGCGGCAGGCGGCGACGCGCGGAAAACAAATGCGATActctgtaatttttttagtgacTCTATGAACCGCCTATGAACCGTCATGTTTTgatcgtatgggcttctatggaagcttcgctaccaggtatatttaccttgtccCAAGTATCTTACTGTGTGAACTCAAGGAAAGCTGTTCGCATGCCTGTCGTGATCAGCTGTCAGGATGCCCAGCGAAGCCCAAAAGCCTTTGGAGCTAGCCGATTGAAGCAGCTCAAAGAAAGTAGGTTACGAAACTGGATTCAATTAATTTAACATAATTTTCCAAAAGGCGTATGGGATCCCTGTGTTATAGCGCATGGAACACGATGTGTGTTCTTGTATTGAAGTGGTGCTGTGCACAACAGTCAGATCAAAGCCATAGCTTTATCGGGGCTATGCAGTATTCCCCCTCTTTTGTCTCTTTGGTACCGTATCCCCGACGTCACCGTGTTTGTCCACGTGCAGCTGCAAGAAAAATTGCGCTTGTGCAAGATGTAGCAAGGCACGGTTGTGTACGACTATTTGGAGAGCGTTCATCCTGTAATGAAAACACACGTATATAACCGCATCACAGCGTGCATTACCAATTAGGCTATATTGTTTCTTTTCTATGTATTGAAATTACAGCACCTACGGTGAAAGTGCTGTTACAACTAGTCAGCTACAACGAAAAGCTCATTGCCAGAGTTCTCCGCTCAGTGAAAAATTGTGCCGGGAACACCAAAACTCGGAAGCCGTGCCTTAGTGTAGCGCTCGCACTGTATATGCCGCAGGATCTAAGAAAAGAGCGAGCAGTATGATATTATTCAACTCTTAGCAAGACATATTTAGGTCCTCTGTTTATAGGGGAAACCCCTTAAGGTGGAGTCAATTCAAGCTAGGAAATTCCCTTGTTATGTAGAGTATTGGCAAGCTTGGCACCAATGGCCTTCGGGTTTTATTCGCAATAGCTGATGTCGTGCCAGTGATCACGGATAATGGAAAGTGGTGTGAGCCCACCGGACATTCTTTTTAACTTCCAGCGGCACACACAAGCCGAATACCTGCAAACCGGATTGATGCGGTAGTGAGTAGGGAGGTGCCCATTACGTTGATCGTGTGTAAATACGACGCGCCCGCAGTCGTTCTCGTCTTTTGTGCTTTGTATAATGAGGAGTGATTTCTGCCTAATAAACATGCGTGTCGTGTTTGCACGTCTTTATTTAGCTCTCACGATAGCAGATGTCTGGAGTGTGCTTCAATTCTCATGGCCGACGCACCGCTCGGGAAAATCCTCCGAGACCGTTTCGAAACTTACCAATATTGTGAGAGCCGATGAGAAATGGCGTGTGCATGTGCCCTAATATGTACGTGCCACTTTCTTCCGGAACTTGCGCTGTCTGAGTTACTCGTTTAGACTAGGTGCGCGAATGAACAGCCCGGAAAGCAGTAATATTTGCCCTCACTCCGGCTCGCTCGCGCTTGTGACATGGCGAGGGAAAATGTGCGTGTCGCGTGCATGCACTTGCCCTTGATCCCATTTTGCACGCCGTAGGGACGGAGGCTTTAGGCTCCCAAATGCTGCTTATCGCGGCCGTAGTAGAGAAAAACAAGAAGGCGTAACTCCTAGACAAGTGAAACCTGGTTCCTTGAATCCAGGTCAAAACGTTTTTTGACTGTTCGCTCAAGGCGCGAAGTATGGTGCTTCAGGAGGAAACGCGAAATGCAATGATTAATGGCCGTGGCAAGAATGGGGCCATTCCTCTCACCACGGCTCGAGTCGCACTATCGCTGCATGCTTTTGCATCGAATCAAACAGTGCGACTGGGCAGGCACACGGAAGCATTCCGGCGTTGACTGCTCTCTGTCGTCGTCGTCCCACGGAGGCACCAACTGATTATGCAGGCCAAGCGGCTACACCGGCGCGCGGGATAAGGGGGCTCACTAGCGCGGGGTTTCCGCGTGCGGGCGTGCGATCATGGTGACCTCGCTAAGCGGCCTTAATGGTGTCTTTTAAGCCGCAGGAGAGGAAGGGAAAATTGAAACTAAAAGAAACAGCAACACTCGCGTAACTTGTGGCCTAAACGAACCGTGGCGAGCACGACGCCGTCTACTTGGCCGCATGGTGGCGCGCCAAGAAAGAACAGAGACAAATACACGTGGGTGCTCGTACTTTCTTTCCTCCTCTAACGGGGGAGGACTATGCACGCACAAACTCGTGGTTCCCCGAGCGATTAATGCAATCGCAataaaatacaacaaaaaaagaaaaggaaaacagggTCGGAAGAAAGTCGTAGCGTGACGCGGCGGCGTTCGGCTTCACTAATAATTGCTGAATCCTATTGGCACTTTAGTTGAAGAGGGAAGCTGGTGGTGTTCCTTAGAACAAAGCCGCCTCTCGAACGGACAGGGACGGACATGCAGACCGTTGCCGCTAACTTTCTGCAGACGCCAGTGAAGGTGACGGCGGGGCACCGGGCCCGTAGGCACCGGTGTTTGATTGTCGTCGCACTTGTCGCCACTGCCGCCTTTGCCGCCGTCGGCTCCGCTTGTTTGCCGTGCGGTGTCGAGGCGCATAGCGAGGATGTGGAATCGAGTGCACCAGTCGTGCAGACGGATTCAGGTCCTGTCGCCGGTATCAGACTTCGAGGACAGAACGGCGGGGTCGTCGATGCCTACCTGGGCATACCGTTTGCTAAGCCGCCGACAGGTGAGCGTCGCTTCATGCTACCCGAGCCCATTACGCCCTGGAAGGAAATCCTCCAGGCAGTGTGGAAGCCCAAGGCTTGCGTGCAGACCAGCTTCGAACTGCCTGGCAGCGTCAACATCAACACAGCGGACACATCCGAAGACTGCCTCTATTTGAATATTTGGGTTCCGCGACCTGAATGCAGCAAAGGCGCGGTATCTCGCGATCATCTCTTGCCCGTTTTCACTTTCGTCTACGGCGGACTCTTCGTTTGGGGATCGAGTGCTCTGGGCGTCTATGACGGCCTTGACTTCGCGGCACGGGCGCAAGTAGTGTACGCAAACTTCAACTATCGCGTCAGCCTGTTCGGTTTTCTCAATGCCTCATCGCCAGAAGCTCCTGGCAACATGGGCATGTATGACCAGCTCGAAGCACTGCGCTGGATTCACAGAAACATCAAGCATTTCGGCGGTGACCCCGACGCCATCACCTTGGCAGGACATAGTGCCGGAGGCATGTCCGTCAGCTATCACATAATGTCCGAGCTTAGCCGAGGACTATTCAAGCGGGCAGCTCTATTCAGCGGCACACCACAAGCCCTCTCGTATTCGGATCATGCGGACCAGCACCAGAACTTCCGTACACTGAGCTACCACCTTGGCTGCGCCGATGCTAAGCTGCCGGTAGAGGCCCAGAGGGACGAGATAGTTCGCTGCATGCGCAAGTGGGACGCTCACAAGCTCGCACTGGAAGCGACCAAGGCGCTACCCTTCAAGTTCGTCACCATATTGCCGGGATACGGAGACGCCTTCCTCCGCCGGAACCCGCTGGACCTGAACACCCCGTTCAACGTTAAGGAGATCTTCCTGGGCACCACGCAAGACGACGGGGCGTACTTGGTCTACGCGATGCTGGACCAGCTGAAGTGGCTCAACGGAAACTTGGACGGCCCCACGGTGTTCAGGGTGACAGTGAAGAGCTTCTTCAACGTAGACTTTGCGGCTAGCGCCAAGTACTCGCACCTCTACTTCGACGAGAGCGGCGCTCCTCACGAGCAGTGGGAGATCGAGAAGAACCTCTCGCTGCCTCTCACCGAGGGTGCATTCGACTGCGGTACCGATCTGTATGCCTCATCGGCGCTCGCCAGCAACGTGACGCTGCTGCGATACGAGTTCACGCACCGACCGGCGCGCAGCATGTGGCACAAGTGGGTGACGGCGACGCACATGGACGAGCTACCCTTCTTCCTGGCCACCACGGACAAGCTGAGCCGCGGAACGACCAGGGGGGACGAATACGCCAAGGAGCTCCAGTTCTCGAACGAGCTGGTTGACACCTTGGCGAGTTTCACCAAAACTGGGTAAGCCGGTGGGAGTATCTCTCGTAGGCAGTAGCTTCCTATCTTTAGAATTGATGTGGAGACGGAGGGGCTTGAGCgagttaagaaaaaaagaagaagaaaatgaaataGAAATATAAGAGGATCTGCTGACTGCTGCATTCAAAATTTAGAACGAAGGAGACAGAACAGCGGATGAGAGGAAGTAGTGCAACTTCGGTGCAAGTGATCGGTTTTTACAAATCACAGCTGAGTGAGCTTTTTACGCATATGTTATCTGTGGTTGTATACGCATGCTGCTGCGCAGTCCCTTCGCACCTTAGCACTTCTCTCGAACATTGCAAGCAAAACGCGTGAACGGTGATTTCCTCCTCCCAGCAGACCTCGCAATTGGTGCTACCGAGTGGAAGATCTGAGCTCTGTCTGCGAATACAGACAAGCCGGCTCTTTATTGTGTGGTATGCTCTTTCAGCTTTGACTAATGATAGATTTCGGCATTGTAGCATGTAATGACATGTGGACGCACATTCACCATTGCGCAGCTCGCCAACAGTGCGTGATATTATAAGTGTGTGTTTGGAAGGAAAACAACTTTTGCTGCCAGCGCGGCAGCTAATGATGTGTCGAGTGGTCGAGCACATctggtgaaataaaaaaaacgtatgACAAGACATTTCAAAAGCATCGCTATCTTGACCGAAccatactgcaaaaaaaaaaaaaaagtttgagagagaggaagagacAGAAGACGCACAACAAGATCTACGTGAAGTTTCGCTATTTTCACACCATTCATTTCGTCACAATATTACtgtgaagaaaggaaaaaaaggaacttCCTACAGTTAAGGCAACTTTCGCTTCAAGGACACTTTATGCACATCTTTCTCGTTGACTTAGTAATATTTCGCCTGCTTGACTACTGTAGTTGGGACACAAGTTTTCGCGGAATCATTTAGATCTCTCGCGAGCATTGAATGATAAGCACATGATATGTACATCGCCGCTTGTTGCAATCACTGTAGCTTTCACTCATCAGGCTTCCTTGCCACAAGTGCAAACGTGCTGTCCGTGTATAACATGTACAGGTGTATCCCAGCGCTTACGTTAGTGAATGTTTAGGAAACGAACAATCATGGTTGCTGCACAGGTTCTAGCAGCAGATAACCATCACAATGAAGTAGTGTCTttgcaaaaatgtttttttcctgGCGAAATGCACTGACAgcatgaaatcgttatttatttatttatttatttatttatttattttggttatcGGAAATGTAGGAACAAGTATAGTacgtcattaaaacttctttcatGGCGAGTATAGTACGCTACAGGCGTACTATACTCGCCCAGAACTACCCCAGGTGTACAGGGGTAGCCATTGAAACTCGCTGGATGGTCACCCCCacaattagcgcaagcaaaatctgccttgcaggctttgtaatcgtggGTGCCACCGCATCGCTTGCAACTCTGCGTTCtgcctgcaacatctacgtctaTTATGGACGCCCCGTTcacacttcgagagctacagacagcactcagcagcctgcggtgtcgatgtgcaccaggtcctgatggcattacctaCTAGATGATGCAGAACATGCCTCTGGAACGCCGAAAGATGCTcctaagctatctcaatcgagtgtgggagactggcgacgttcctccttcatggaaggTGGCTTGTGTTGTCCCAGTGCTGgagcccggcaaagaaatgacagacttggcctcgtatTGTCTTATATCACTGACGTCGTGTGTGGCTAAGCTCATGGGGAAGCTGGCAACTAAGTgtttatcttggtggctcgaaaatagaagggctctgccaacacGCACGACTGGATTTCGcacaggtttaagcgcgcaagatagcgtcttggacttgataagccacattgaacatcatagagctttAGGCCTTTCAACACTAGCTATTTTtctagacgtatcaaaggcttatgatagcGTCCTTTAGAGTCcaatactaaatagtttgcaggccataGGCATACAGGGCTATCTGCTgcgattcattcactcatttatcagtgaacgtaaaattcaagtgcggttaggaagtaccaTAAGCACCGAAAGGGCGGTATCGCGAGAtgtacctcagggaagtgttttttccccaacgctcttt
Encoded here:
- the LOC135899962 gene encoding acetylcholinesterase-1-like isoform X2 translates to MQTVAANFLQTPVKVTAGHRARRHRCLIVVALVATAAFAAVGSACLPCGVEAHSEDVESSAPVVQTDSGPVAGIRLRGQNGGVVDAYLGIPFAKPPTGERRFMLPEPITPWKEILQAVWKPKACVQTSFELPGSVNINTADTSEDCLYLNIWVPRPECSKGAVSRDHLLPVFTFVYGGLFVWGSSALGVYDGLDFAARAQVVYANFNYRVSLFGFLNASSPEAPGNMGMYDQLEALRWIHRNIKHFGGDPDAITLAGHSAGGMSVSYHIMSELSRGLFKRAALFSGTPQALSYSDHADQHQNFRTLSYHLGCADAKLPVEAQRDEIVRCMRKWDAHKLALEATKALPFKFVTILPGYGDAFLRRNPLDLNTPFNVKEIFLGTTQDDGAYLVYAMLDQLKWLNGNLDGPTVFRVTVKSFFNVDFAASAKYSHLYFDESGAPHEQWEIEKNLSLPLTEGAFDCGTDLYASSALASNVTLLRYEFTHRPARSMWHKWVTATHMDELPFFLATTDKLSRGTTRGDEYAKELQFSNELVDTLASFTKTGKPKIPKSDMEWPKYTKENKAYVILKPNDYSVAYGPRSKKCHLWEPYLVKRQPSPTTPAPKHKPTPKRVPEKRPGKPLRPLDNFVESSASTGPLSSATALASMLFAIALGRS